A DNA window from Hydrogenophaga taeniospiralis contains the following coding sequences:
- a CDS encoding 7TM diverse intracellular signaling domain-containing protein, translated as MARLLGLALSLCASAFAAPATTPSSLPPVLLDGSLKSVHLAQRSAWWVDPDGQLTVQDVEQRQADLPFGLRAGQHRLRLEGKAALWIGFTAWAQDNNAHWELELARSGTDSVSLYHRGANGSWIEQHAGDRLPVNAWASPDRYPVFKLAPRSDAPVAYWVRIQHARVPFSGELFIHSHDQLREQRIHQQFVLGAYFGMTLLLVVVAVANALVFRDSSFAAYAIYITLLGLSLAASLGVGGQFLWPDSARWNGAAEFVLMPLAAVAGLLFVRHLVQPRRTGRWLDRLSLSLAAVMLGLVVLDQVAPSQWSFEAITATGALAMLLVYALLWTAWRSREGWARWIALGILPVLLAGALPVMRNFGLISSGFLSQYGMVIAAAIEAPLLIYGLLQRSSMQHESQTRAKALAVTEPLTGLTNRHNFMLRLHDSLIRAQRYNHHNALLLIDLDNHETFEREHGRETADRALVLTGSRLRSVARDVDTAARVGDNSFALLMEGPVRTPQAVAAATSIVASGLRPSDLLPVGTSLRFKVVVALLPDGGHELQADAQAHLAWLRIALDELLADKRKHILTLNC; from the coding sequence ATGGCGCGGCTGCTCGGGTTGGCGCTGTCGCTGTGCGCCAGCGCATTCGCCGCACCGGCCACCACCCCCTCCAGCCTGCCCCCGGTGCTGCTCGACGGTTCCCTGAAAAGCGTGCATCTGGCCCAACGCAGCGCCTGGTGGGTGGACCCCGACGGCCAGCTCACGGTGCAGGACGTGGAGCAACGCCAGGCCGATCTGCCGTTCGGCTTGCGCGCGGGGCAACACCGCCTGCGGCTGGAAGGCAAGGCCGCGCTCTGGATCGGCTTCACCGCCTGGGCCCAGGACAACAACGCGCACTGGGAGCTGGAGCTGGCGCGCTCGGGCACCGACAGCGTGAGCCTGTACCACCGCGGCGCCAACGGCAGCTGGATTGAGCAGCACGCGGGCGACCGCCTGCCCGTGAACGCCTGGGCATCGCCCGACCGCTACCCCGTGTTCAAGCTGGCCCCGCGCAGCGATGCGCCGGTGGCCTACTGGGTGCGCATCCAACACGCGCGCGTCCCGTTCTCGGGCGAGCTGTTCATCCACAGCCACGACCAGTTGCGCGAGCAGCGCATCCACCAGCAGTTCGTGCTGGGCGCCTATTTCGGCATGACCTTGTTGCTCGTGGTGGTGGCGGTGGCCAACGCGCTGGTGTTCCGCGACAGCAGCTTTGCCGCCTACGCGATCTACATCACGCTGCTGGGGCTGTCGCTGGCGGCTTCGCTGGGTGTGGGAGGGCAGTTCCTGTGGCCCGATTCCGCGCGCTGGAACGGCGCCGCCGAGTTCGTGCTGATGCCACTGGCGGCGGTGGCCGGGCTGCTGTTCGTGCGCCACCTGGTGCAACCGCGGCGCACCGGGCGCTGGCTGGACCGCCTCTCGCTCAGCCTGGCCGCGGTGATGCTGGGCCTGGTGGTCTTGGATCAGGTGGCCCCGTCCCAATGGAGTTTCGAGGCCATCACCGCCACAGGCGCGCTGGCCATGCTGCTGGTCTACGCCCTGCTCTGGACCGCCTGGCGCAGCCGGGAGGGCTGGGCGCGCTGGATCGCCCTGGGCATCCTGCCGGTGCTGCTGGCTGGCGCGCTGCCGGTGATGCGCAATTTCGGGCTCATCTCCTCGGGCTTTCTCTCGCAGTACGGCATGGTGATCGCGGCGGCCATCGAAGCGCCCCTGCTGATCTATGGCCTGCTGCAGCGCTCGTCCATGCAGCACGAGTCGCAGACCCGCGCCAAGGCACTGGCGGTCACCGAGCCGCTCACCGGCCTGACCAACCGGCACAATTTCATGCTGCGGCTGCACGACAGCCTGATCCGCGCCCAGCGCTACAACCACCACAACGCCCTGCTCCTGATCGACCTGGACAACCACGAGACGTTCGAGCGCGAGCACGGCCGCGAAACCGCCGACCGGGCCCTGGTGCTCACCGGCTCGCGCCTGCGCTCGGTGGCGCGCGACGTGGACACCGCAGCGCGGGTGGGCGACAACAGTTTTGCACTGCTGATGGAGGGCCCGGTGCGCACGCCCCAGGCCGTGGCCGCGGCCACCAGCATCGTGGCCAGTGGCCTGCGCCCCTCGGATCTGCTGCCGGTGGGCACCTCGCTGCGCTTCAAGGTGGTGGTGGCGCTGCTGCCCGACGGTGGACACGAACTTCAGGCCGACGCCCAGGCCCACCTCGCCTGGCTGCGCATCGCGCTGGACGAGTTGCTCGCCGACAAGCGCAAACACATCCTCACACTGAACTGCTGA
- a CDS encoding metallophosphoesterase: MIGASIQRSGRWAWRLFALAALLSVGISLWDYAGRWYTPRLELRNFIMLGLFWGARLAGPFLLWGLIAQAVALPWSRRWRPLLGALFVSVGLWASLVEPELIRVRTTTLTGIPASAQPVRLAVIADIHWGLFLRDHQLQRLVDRLNALEVDAVLVAGDWVHEPPRDLHAGLAPLAQVRAPLFGVMGNHDVQAPGPDLTEPLRAALQAHGVRLLDGRTLAWRGWELVGLDDLWGGQPQAQIRALWPSGTTPATPVPARLVVTHQPDTVALLPPSAAFLSVAGHTHGGQIWIPGLTPWFLRHTNTEQPWWNGLYTTPAGPLLVTPGIGTIGPPARLAVVPTIDVVELRR; the protein is encoded by the coding sequence ATGATCGGGGCGTCGATCCAGCGAAGTGGCCGGTGGGCGTGGCGGCTGTTCGCGCTGGCGGCGCTGCTGTCCGTGGGCATCAGTCTGTGGGATTACGCCGGGCGCTGGTACACCCCGCGGCTGGAGCTGCGCAACTTCATCATGCTCGGCCTCTTCTGGGGCGCCCGCCTGGCCGGGCCGTTCCTGCTGTGGGGGCTGATCGCGCAGGCCGTTGCGTTGCCCTGGTCGCGGCGCTGGCGCCCGCTGCTGGGGGCGCTGTTTGTTTCCGTTGGTCTGTGGGCCTCGCTGGTGGAGCCCGAGCTCATCCGGGTGCGCACCACCACGCTCACCGGCATCCCGGCGAGCGCCCAGCCGGTGCGCCTGGCGGTGATCGCCGACATCCACTGGGGCCTGTTTCTGCGGGACCACCAGTTGCAGCGGCTGGTCGATCGCCTCAACGCGCTGGAGGTGGACGCCGTGCTGGTGGCGGGCGACTGGGTGCATGAGCCGCCGCGCGACCTGCATGCCGGCCTGGCGCCCCTGGCCCAGGTCCGGGCGCCGCTGTTCGGGGTGATGGGCAACCACGATGTGCAGGCCCCGGGGCCGGACCTCACCGAGCCGCTTCGCGCGGCGCTCCAGGCCCACGGTGTGCGCCTGCTCGACGGCCGGACCCTGGCCTGGCGCGGCTGGGAACTGGTGGGGCTGGACGATCTCTGGGGCGGCCAACCCCAGGCGCAGATCCGCGCGCTGTGGCCATCGGGGACCACCCCGGCCACCCCGGTGCCCGCCCGCCTGGTGGTCACGCACCAGCCCGACACCGTGGCGCTGTTGCCGCCTTCGGCCGCGTTTCTCTCGGTGGCCGGGCACACCCATGGGGGGCAGATCTGGATTCCGGGGCTCACGCCCTGGTTCCTGCGCCACACCAACACCGAGCAACCGTGGTGGAACGGTCTGTACACCACCCCGGCGGGGCCCTTGCTGGTCACGCCCGGCATTGGCACCATCGGCCCGCCGGCGCGTCTGGCGGTGGTGCCGACGATCGATGTGGTGGAGCTGCGGCGCTAG
- the lysS gene encoding lysine--tRNA ligase, with protein sequence MTTDHAQAAPASDDNQLIAERREKLKALRVAQQEGKGVAFPNDFKPADKAAALFAAHGEVSKEALEATPVRASVSGRMMLKRVMGKASFATLQDASLGPSGGRIQIYLNTDSVGEAALAAFKHWDLGDIVAAEGVLMRTRTGELTIHADRVRLLTKSLRPLPDKFHGIHDQEIKYRQRYVDLMTDESARKRFVTRSQALSSIRDFMVSHGFLEVETPMLHPIPGGANAKPFKTHHNALDQEMFLRIAPELYLKRLLVGGFDRVFEINRNFRNEGISVRHNPEFTMMEFYAAYWNYRDLMDFNEQLIRHVVRQVHGDAPLTYNGKPVDVVSPFERLTIREAILKYTEAGAGVDDAAWLLEALKKLGLSEAKHQLSTRSLASLQVLYFEETVEEKLWNPTFIMDHPTEISPLARANDDRPEVTERFELYITGREFGNAFSELNDAEDQAARFHAQVSAKDGGDEEAMYYDADFIRALEYGMPPAGGCGIGIDRLMMLLTDSPSIRDVILFPALRREA encoded by the coding sequence ATGACCACCGACCACGCCCAAGCCGCCCCCGCTTCCGACGACAACCAGCTGATTGCGGAGCGCCGCGAGAAGCTCAAGGCCTTGCGTGTGGCCCAGCAAGAGGGCAAGGGTGTGGCCTTCCCGAACGACTTCAAGCCGGCCGACAAGGCCGCGGCCTTGTTCGCGGCGCATGGCGAGGTGAGCAAGGAGGCGCTGGAGGCCACGCCGGTGCGCGCCAGCGTGTCGGGCCGCATGATGCTCAAGCGCGTCATGGGCAAGGCCAGTTTTGCCACGCTGCAGGACGCGTCGTTGGGTCCCTCGGGTGGCCGCATCCAGATCTACCTGAACACCGACAGCGTGGGCGAGGCGGCGCTGGCGGCTTTCAAGCACTGGGATCTGGGCGACATCGTGGCCGCCGAAGGCGTGTTGATGCGCACGCGCACCGGCGAGCTCACCATCCACGCCGACCGCGTGCGCCTGCTCACCAAGAGCCTGCGTCCGCTGCCCGACAAGTTCCACGGCATCCACGACCAGGAGATCAAGTACCGCCAGCGCTATGTGGACCTGATGACCGACGAGAGCGCACGCAAGCGCTTCGTCACCCGCAGCCAGGCGCTCTCCAGCATCCGCGACTTCATGGTGAGCCACGGCTTCCTCGAAGTGGAAACGCCGATGCTGCACCCCATTCCCGGTGGCGCCAACGCCAAGCCGTTCAAGACGCACCACAACGCGCTGGACCAGGAGATGTTCCTGCGCATCGCGCCCGAGCTGTACCTCAAGCGCCTGCTGGTGGGTGGTTTCGACCGCGTGTTCGAGATCAACCGCAACTTCCGCAACGAAGGCATCAGCGTTCGCCACAACCCCGAGTTCACCATGATGGAGTTCTACGCGGCGTACTGGAACTACCGCGACCTGATGGACTTCAACGAACAGCTGATCCGCCACGTGGTGCGCCAGGTGCACGGTGATGCGCCGCTGACCTACAACGGCAAACCGGTGGACGTGGTCTCGCCCTTTGAGCGCCTGACCATCCGCGAAGCGATCCTGAAGTACACCGAGGCCGGTGCCGGCGTGGACGACGCGGCCTGGCTGCTGGAGGCGCTGAAGAAGCTCGGCCTGTCCGAAGCCAAGCACCAGCTCAGCACGCGCAGCCTGGCCAGCCTGCAGGTGCTGTACTTTGAAGAGACGGTGGAAGAGAAGCTCTGGAACCCGACCTTCATCATGGACCACCCGACCGAGATTTCGCCGCTGGCCCGCGCCAACGACGACCGCCCGGAAGTGACCGAGCGCTTCGAGCTCTACATCACCGGTCGCGAATTCGGCAACGCCTTCTCCGAGCTGAACGACGCCGAAGACCAGGCCGCGCGTTTCCACGCCCAGGTCTCGGCCAAGGACGGTGGCGACGAAGAGGCCATGTACTACGACGCCGATTTCATCCGCGCGCTGGAATACGGCATGCCCCCGGCGGGCGGCTGCGGCATCGGCATCGACCGCCTGATGATGCTGCTGACCGACAGCCCCAGCATCCGCGATGTGATCCTGTTCCCGGCCCTGCGCCGCGAGGCTTGA
- a CDS encoding ABC transporter ATP-binding protein, which produces MANTLLKVSGLKVAYGGIKAVKGINLEVREGELISLIGSNGAGKTTTMKAVTGSLAFEGGDIEYLGQSIAGKGAWDLVKQGLAMVPEGRGVFTRMTITENLQMGAYIRSDKAGIANDIERMFGIFPRLKERKDQLAGTMSGGEQQMLAMARALMSRPKVLLLDEPSMGLSPIMVDKIFEVVRDVSAQGVTILLVEQNAQRALQIADRGYVMDSGEITMTGSGKDLLTDPKVREAYLGH; this is translated from the coding sequence ATGGCAAACACACTACTCAAAGTCAGCGGCCTGAAGGTCGCGTACGGCGGCATCAAGGCCGTCAAGGGCATCAATCTGGAAGTGCGCGAGGGCGAGCTGATTTCGTTGATTGGCTCCAACGGCGCAGGCAAGACCACGACCATGAAGGCCGTCACCGGTTCGTTGGCCTTCGAAGGCGGCGACATCGAATACCTGGGGCAGAGCATCGCCGGCAAAGGCGCCTGGGACCTGGTCAAGCAGGGCCTGGCCATGGTGCCGGAGGGCCGGGGCGTGTTCACCCGCATGACCATCACCGAAAACCTGCAGATGGGCGCCTACATCCGCTCCGACAAGGCGGGCATCGCCAACGACATCGAGCGCATGTTCGGCATCTTCCCGCGCCTGAAAGAGCGCAAGGACCAGCTCGCCGGCACCATGTCGGGTGGCGAACAGCAGATGCTGGCCATGGCGCGTGCGCTGATGAGCCGGCCCAAGGTGCTGCTGCTCGACGAGCCGTCCATGGGCCTGTCGCCCATCATGGTCGACAAGATCTTCGAGGTGGTGCGCGACGTGTCGGCCCAGGGCGTGACCATCCTGCTGGTGGAGCAGAACGCCCAGCGCGCCCTGCAGATCGCCGATCGCGGCTACGTGATGGACTCAGGTGAAATCACCATGACGGGCAGCGGCAAGGACCTGTTGACCGACCCGAAGGTTCGCGAGGCTTACCTCGGGCATTGA
- a CDS encoding ABC transporter ATP-binding protein — translation MTDTILKVANVSKRFGGLQALSDVGIEIKRGQVYGLIGPNGAGKTTFFNVLTGLYTPDSGSFELAGKPYTPTAVHEVAKAGIARTFQNIRLFAEMTALENVMVGRHVRTHSGLVGAVLRTPGFKREEAEITERAHELLEYVGIAKFADFKSRTLSYGDQRRLEIARALATDPQLIALDEPAAGMNATEKVLLRELIDRIRKDNRTILLIEHDVKLVMGLCDRVTVLDYGKQLSSGTPAEVQSDPKVIEAYLGTGGA, via the coding sequence ATGACCGATACGATTCTCAAAGTCGCCAATGTCTCCAAGCGTTTCGGTGGCCTGCAGGCCCTGAGCGATGTGGGCATCGAAATCAAGCGCGGTCAGGTCTATGGCCTGATCGGTCCCAACGGCGCGGGCAAGACCACCTTCTTCAACGTGCTGACGGGCCTGTACACGCCCGACAGCGGTTCGTTTGAGCTGGCGGGCAAACCCTACACGCCCACCGCGGTGCACGAAGTGGCCAAGGCGGGCATTGCCCGTACCTTCCAGAACATCCGCCTGTTCGCCGAAATGACGGCACTGGAGAATGTGATGGTCGGGCGCCACGTGCGCACCCACTCCGGCCTGGTCGGCGCGGTGCTGCGCACCCCGGGCTTCAAGCGCGAAGAGGCCGAAATCACGGAACGGGCGCACGAGCTCCTGGAGTACGTGGGCATTGCCAAATTCGCCGATTTCAAGTCGCGCACCCTGAGCTACGGCGATCAGCGCCGGCTGGAGATCGCGCGTGCGCTGGCCACCGATCCGCAACTGATCGCGCTGGACGAACCCGCCGCGGGCATGAACGCCACGGAAAAGGTGTTGTTGCGCGAGCTGATCGACCGCATCCGCAAGGACAACCGCACCATCTTGCTGATCGAACACGATGTGAAGCTGGTCATGGGTCTGTGCGACCGTGTCACGGTGCTGGACTACGGCAAGCAGCTCTCGTCCGGTACGCCGGCCGAAGTGCAGAGCGACCCGAAAGTGATCGAAGCCTATCTGGGCACCGGCGGCGCCTGA